One segment of Pristis pectinata isolate sPriPec2 chromosome 3, sPriPec2.1.pri, whole genome shotgun sequence DNA contains the following:
- the LOC127568025 gene encoding dapper homolog 2-like produces the protein MQNRQHRLTSAPLAVSDRCRAGERLQAALAGLQELDLLKERQRELVRRALGTEPAPTQTGTEEQRLESTLSALKEQLSHLRKQDVGLKVHLQHLDRQISELKLDVSKASSEQLESDSRSSSGFYELSDAGSCSLSNSCNSMYSDSTSSSQGSLVYCSQPGQIKGSRPENRPRSADETTVQSAGLTPQGPGKRPGRGIKTTAEPALPLSCGRLGLARPRPRPVSTGDLERFVPQQKEPAAPLEQKGVRNADVVDWKYRCDLVSKNSGDVYNYPSPLHAVALQSPLFSLSRRALSVENKYSLLGTALPCPESKPVPLEAGLGCLNKRAELVQLSRADVSCDPGVGPNAVVCEKELACPGEARKDNCVNNGTRGQLEKMLASRRGDRWQGAGLQGEGVAKAKASRWEPAGKGNISALIDQLGGDSKADGSGLHFKPVVKGLITTGSCLGLPMAREAGFCTDLSMAYRAGSSSSLLTAHGADSCLGLPTAQGAGFCTGLVGLSNGSQLTGQDPGSPSANVPPRPGQDRPRGMAGQRVGGPLGDGFVQAWFVAPESRQRVQVWPSGSKAKVTKIKRRVSEAGWCGTQTLDGAGAILGPVAKGSWGDGHGPSGPGDEPGFHPPSCGPGFWCSALCQEPGARPSLCPAGRMASGRRFCWGAPRHRAGRANRARVPCTGRQRGFRARPGGFSDSEQSEYSAECASLFHSTIASGSSADERSDRTADRFGDAESSGSEFGPPAEQAGGGPLLGTLGPAPNQPTTGRSRRTEARICRIKASRALKKKIRKFQPEALKVMTMV, from the exons TCACATTTAAGGAAACAGGATGTGGGGTTGAAAGTTCACTTGCAACACTTGGACCGACAAATTAGTGAGCTGAAGCTGGACGTCAGCAAGGCATCCTCTGAGCAACTGGAGAGTGACAGCAGGTCAAGTTCAG GGTTTTACGAGCTGAGTGACGCGGGCTCCTGCTCATTGTCCAACTCCTGCAACTCCATGTACAGTGACTCCACTTCATCCTCGCAGGGCAGCCTGGTGTACTGCAGCCAGCCAGGACAGATCAAGGGCAGCAGGCCGGAGAACCGGCCCCGCTCAGCCGACGAGACCACCGTGCAGTCAGCGGGCCTCACCCCGCAGGGCCCAGGCAAGCGACCTGGCAGGGGGATCAAGACCACCGCTGAGCCGGCCCTCCCCTTGAGCTGCGGGAGGCTGGGATTGGCCAGGCCCAGGCCCAGACCAGTCTCCACAG GTGACTTGGAGCGATTTGTACCTCAGCAGAAAGAACCTGCAGCCCCCTTGGAACAGAAGGGAGTCCGCAATGCTGATGTAGTGGACTGGAAGTATCGGTGTGATCTGGTCTCCAAGAACAGCGGCGATGTTTACAACTACCCCAGCCCTCTGCACGCGGTTGCCCTGCAGAGTCCGTTGTTTAGCCTCTCCAGGAGGGCACTTAGTGTGGAAAATAAGTATAGCCTATTGGGCACTGCGTTGCCTTGTCCAGAAAGCAAGCCTGTCCCCCTTGAAGCCGGGCTTGGCTGCTTAAATAAACGAGCCGAGCTAGTCCAACTCAGCAGGGCCGACGTGAGCTGTGACCCAGGAGTGGGTCCAAACGCTGTGGTGTGTGAGAAGGAGCTGGCGTGTCCTGGTGAGGCCAGGAAAGATAACTGCGTCAATAATGGAACGAGGGGACAGCTTGAGAAGATGTTGGCCTCGCGCCGGGGTGACAGATGGCAAGGTGCGGGGCTCCAAGGGGAGGGGGTTGCCAAAGCTAAGGCGAGTCGCTGGGAGCCTGCAGGCAAGGGGAATATCTCCGCCTTGATCGATCAGTTGGGAGGGGATTCTAAAGCTGACGGCAGTGGCTTGCATTTCAAGCCAGTGGTGAAAGGTTTGATCACCACAGGTTCTTGCTTGGGCCTACCCATGGCCCGTGAAGCAGGCTTCTGCACTGACCTATCCATGGCCTACAGGGCAGGCTCCTCCTCCAGCCTACTCACGGCCCACGGAGCAGACTCTTGCTTGGGCCTGCCCACTGCCCAAGGTGCAGGCTTCTGCACTGGCCTAGTTGGCTTGTCCAATGGCAGCCAGCTGACTGGCCAGGATCCTGGCTCTCCCAGCGCCAACGTACCGCCCAGGCCGGGCCAGGACAGGCCGAGGGGCATGGCGGGCCAACGTGTGGGTGGTCCGCTGGGGGATGGCTTTGTCCAGGCCTGGTTCGTGGCCCCAGAGTCCCGGCAACGAGTGCAGGTGTGGCCATCTGGCAGCAAGGCCAAGGTGACCAAGATCAAGAGGAGGGTCAGTGAGGCCGGGTGGTGCGGGACGCAGACACTGGATGGAGCGGGGGCCATTCTCGGTCCTGTCGCCAAGGGGAGTTGGGGTGATGGGCACGGTCCCTCGGGCCCAGGGGACGAGCCTGGTTTCCACCCCCCCAGTTGTGGTCCTGGGTTCTGGTGTTCTGCCCTCTGCCAGGAGCCGGGTGCGAGGCCTAGCCTGTGCCCAGCAGGCAGAATGGCCTCGGGCCGTCGCTTCTGCTGGGGCGCCCCGCGGCACAGGGCTGGGAGGGCCAACAGGGCCCGTGTCCCCTGCACTGGGAGGCAGCGGGGCTTCAGGGCCCGCCCTGGGGGCTTCAGCGACTCGGAGCAGTCAGAGTACTCGGCCGAATGCGCCTCCCTCTTCCACTCCACCATCGCCAGCGGCAGCAGCGCGGACGAGCGCAGCGACCGCACGGCCGACCGCTTCGGGGATGCCGAGTCCAGCGGCAGCGAGTTCGGGCCCCCTGCGGAGCAGGCTGGGGGCGGCCCCCTCCTCGGGACCCTGGGCCCAGCTCCCAACCAGCCGACGACAGGCCGGAGCCGCCGGACGGAGGCCAGGATTTGCCGGATAAAGGCCTCGAGGGCTCTGAAGAAAAAGATCCGGAAATTTCAACCTGAGGCCTTAAAGGTTATGACCATGGTGTGA